The following are from one region of the Salvelinus fontinalis isolate EN_2023a chromosome 5, ASM2944872v1, whole genome shotgun sequence genome:
- the LOC129855685 gene encoding zinc finger protein 8-like isoform X2 — translation MTKLQLLNAYLTERLTVVVREILDVVGDTVAEYREETARTKRENESAKRENESLRRQLRDILLLAETDWRSTSLSLSGQQQLCEQEWSSRQEQDPEPLQQSQVNRRGLQTQSQVALGKDGGFTGPNQGHTETVRVEEKPSPGQAIPKTEHNSDPEPKGFGNTSSLAPSPFSSNAHCATTTRAANAELPVLRTERKRSSPIDPIQGRIKMEPKECDVTVNLTNHEPQSSSGYTGLPITLLPHNHELSGDAGFKDLPDMDISELHNTPVHDQQTYETEPGSKDRVLPYNESNNFTPTDHQEGRPHRCTRCGESFSQAASLHLHLQYKKAYACDWCCKSFAQSADLRRHHRIHTGERPHRCSWCSKSFTQRGNLRRHLRIHTGERPYSCPYCHRTFSDGDTMKKHKRTHSGEKPYRCVQCPKSFTVASGLRVHLNTHLTDAGQLIT, via the exons ATGACCAAACTGCAGCTGTTGAATGCTTACCTGACAGAACGTTTAACGGTAGTGGTGCGGGAGATTCTGGACGTAGTCGGGGACACAGTGGCCGAGTACCGAGAAGAGACGGCTAGGacgaagagagagaatgaaagcgcTAAGAGAGAAAATGAAAGCCTTCGGCGACAGCTCCGGGACATCTTACTCTTGGCGGAGACAGACTGGC GTTCCACCAGCCTTTCTCTCTCTGGGCAGCAGCAGCTTTGTGAGCAAGAGTGGAGCTCCAGGCAGGAACAGGACCCAGAGCCCCTGCAGCAGAGCCAGGTCAACAGGCGAGGGCTACAGACACAGAGCCAGGTAGCGTTGGGTAAGGATGGGGGTTTCACAGGACCAAACCAGGGACACACTGAAACGGTCCGAGTAGAAGAGAAGCCCAGTCCAGGGCAGGCAATCCCAAAGACAGAGCACAACTCAGACCCAGAACCCAAGGGTTTTGGAAACACCTCGTCCTTGGCCCCATCTCCGTTCTCCTCCAATGCCCACTGTGCCACAACAACTCGAGCAGCCAACGCTGAATTGCCAGTCcttaggacagagagaaagaggtccTCTCCCATCGACCCAATCCAGGGACGGATCAAAATGGAACCCAAGGAATGCGACGTCACAGTGAACCTCACCAACCATGAACCTCAATCCAGTTCAGGCTACACAGGTCTTCCTATAACACTACTACCCCACAACCATGAACTCTCAGGCGACGCTGGCTTCAAAGACCTTCCAGATATGGACATCTCAGAGCTCCATAACACACCCGTACATGACCAGCAAACATATGAAACAGAGCCTGGGTCCAAGGACCGGGTGTTGCCATACAATGAGAGTAACAACTTCACCCCCACCGACCACCAGGAGGGGCGCCCACACCGCTGCACCCGATGTGGGGAGAGTTTCAGCCAGGCGGCCAGCCTCCACCTCCACCTTCAGTATAAGAAGGCCTACGCCTGTGACTGGTGCTGTAAGTCCTTTGCCCAGTCGGCTGACCTGCGGCGCCACCACCGTATCCACACGGGGGAGAGGCCCCACCGCTGCTCCTGGTGCTCCAAAAGCTTTACCCAGAGAGGCAACCTGAGACGACACCTGAG GATCCATACCGGTGAGAGACCCTACAGCTGCCCCTACTGCCACAGGACTTTCAGCGATGGAGACACCATGAAAAAGCACAAACGGACTCACTCTGGGGAGAAACCCTATCGCTGTGTCCAGTGTCCCAAGAGCTTCACTGTGGCCAGCGGTCTGAGGgtacacctgaacacacacctgACTGATGCAGGGCAGCTCATCACATGA
- the LOC129855685 gene encoding homeotic protein spalt-major-like isoform X1: MAKLQLLNAYLTERLMVAVDEILEVVGGTVSEFEEETARTKRENELLKRRLREVGLDTGTECSAVSTRPVSISVSGQHQWSADQGPDPESTHTQNHMVMSQDEMPATHSQQPTDCTEWKSLCNSPCTLSSQQTDTSATTPVVAPLTSASVKRDLDEEDDQHLLPSANPFSSTSCPVDRVVLRYNSEGIKTEPSDTSPTDLGSVSAQMGYGELNPSSDPGPATVKTKYTVSDLSADLESVVAESSRYGASTASGVPTDLVSASAAMIPDGFFRQIGSDGCVSTGPEQDFGDATTTSTVGPLTSQFYPGQTRQTNRSTNRCHQQINRSTNNRGQQQTNNRGDQRSHPCPQCGKIFSHVSRLKIHLRIHTGEKPYVCALCGKRFNNDGTLRNHRRVHTELRLYGCPVCGMSFKDAYTCRKHQRVHNGLRPAGGWAHTCSLCGKAFSEAAKLTKHIRTHVSVIG; encoded by the exons ATGGCAAAACTACAGCTTTTGAATGCTTACCTCACCGAGCGGTTAATGGTGGCTGTAGATGAGATACTGGAGGTTGTTGGGGGGACAGTGTCAGAATTCGAGGAGGAGACTGCCCGGACGAAGAGAGAGAATGAACTCCTAAAACGAAGGCTACGAGAAGTTGGACTCGACACGGGAACGGAGTGTTCAGCAG TCTCGACCAGGCCtgtttctatctctgtgtctGGGCAGCACCAGTGGAGCGCCGACCAGGGTCCAGACCCTGAGTCTACACACACCCAGAACCACATGGTAATGAGCCAGGATGAGATGCCTGCCACACATAGCCAGCAACCCACAGACTGCACCGAGTGGAAGAGTCTGTGTAACTCTCCATGTACCCTGTCCTCACAACAGACCGATACATCGGCTACCACCCCAGTAGTAGCTCCATTGACTTCAGCGTCTGTGAAAAGGGACTTGGACGAAGAAGACGACCAGCATCTCCTTCCCTCTGCAAATCCCTTCAGCAGCACATCATGCCCCGTGGACAGAGTGGTTTTACGCTATAACTCTGAGGGCATCAAAACAGAGCCTAGTGATACTAGCCCTACTGACTTGGGGTCAGTATCTGCTCAGATGGGGTATGGTGAACTAAACCCCAGTTCGGACCCTGGACCAGCCACTGTTAAAACCAAGTACACTGTCTCAGACCTGAGCGctgacctggagtcagtggtTGCAGAGAGCAGCAGGTATGGTGCCTCCACTGCCTCGGGCGTCCCCACTGACCTGGTATCAGCTAGTGCTGCCATGATCCCAGACGGCTTTTTCCGTCAGATTGGCAGCGATGGTTGTGTATCAACAGGGCCAGAACAAGACTTTGGGGACGCCACCACCACCAGTACCGTAGGTCCCTTGACCTCCCAGTTCTACCCGGGTCAAACCAGACAAACAAATAGATCAACAAATAGGTGTCATCAACAAATAAACAGGTCTACAAACAACAGGggtcaacaacaaactaacaacaGGGGGGATCAGAGGTCCCACCCGTGCCCTCAGTGTGGTAAGATATTCAGTCACGTGTCACGCCTCAAGATCCACCTCCGcattcacacaggggagaagccgtaCGTTTGTGCACTGTGTGGCAAGCGATTCAACAACGATGGCACACTGAGGAACCACCGGCGTGTTCACACGGAGCTGCGTCTGTACGGCTGCCCTGTCTGCGGCATGAGCTTCAAGGACGCCTACACGTGTAGGAAGCACCAGCGTGTTCATAATGGATTGCGGCCTGCCGGAGGCTGGGCCCACACCTGCAGCTTGTGTGGCAAGGCTTTCAGTGAGGC